GTAGATAAAGATGCTAATTCTAGTAATAGGAAAAATCTATTTTTGCAAATcatcaccccacccccccactcccaTCATCCCCTGCTCAAAGTATTATCCAAGCTGAAGGACCCAGGAAGGATGATGTGGAGTTAAGGAAGGAGCAGGGGTATCTTCCATTTGTATGAGTCAGAAAGATAGGATAAATAGAGTGTAAAGGAAGTGAAACACCTGGACCTTCTAGAATGAGGTCTGGGGGAATATCTTAGATTTTGAAGTTACAATAATCGACATTACAACATTTATGAACATAAGTCCGATTTTTGAAATTGTATGTCAAGTTGTTGCAGAATCTCTGACACACCATATACGATATCTGGAGAGTGTTATCTGTAACAGAAAAGAACCAAAGATGTTAGGTTTGTGACCTCAGTATCCAAGGAAGACCATACCTGGTCTTAACTAGATAGGCTTATGGTTGGCTTCCCAGTGTCCCCTTCCCAAGAGCACCAATGCAGAAATTGCTGGAAAGCCATAAGGTTGACTTGTTTGCCTGTCAAATAGATCACTCAAATAGATGCATCTGCTTCATTCCTTCTCCTGCTAGAAAGTGAGAAAAGCAGAGCTTTTCAAAGTAAATATCTGTCTGACTATTTTCACCCTGCCCTGCATCTTCTGCCTGCCTCCTAGGTCTGTACCCTCCATGCTCAGGACACTTTTTACTGTGGCCTGGGTCAGAGATGCCCAAGCAACCCTGCAACTTACTGGAGTAGATCCTTAGGCTCATGCAGGTTTCGTACTTCTGAGCCTGGCAAGTGCCAAAGCCTCTTCTGCAGTGATCTGATGGTGTGCGAAGGTGGCATGTTACACACTTCAATGATGTTGCTTCTGGAGGAAGCACAGAGCTTGGCATGAGGGCAGGGAtgtgggatggggagggagatggCAAAGCTGGGTGGAGTGGCCTTCCAAGGCTGGGTGGGCAGATGATGAACTGGTGGTTGAGTGTTTAGGAAGTGAcagttgaactttttttttttcaaagaaaacttttatctttttcctccatttctaagtttaaattagaaataagattgttttacatgacaatcactgttccctctccctctcctcctcccctgtcccctagtaacaccctacctatcccataccatttctgctccccagggagagtgggatcttccatgggaggtcttctgagcctgtcatatcctttgggatacagCGTAGGCCCTCTATCTTAAAAATGATCAGTGAGTAATACCTTCAGAAGTTTCTGGATTAGTGAATAATTGAAATATGGGTTCAACTAAAAAATTCTTTGCAGAGGCTGGTCACCTGGCTTACAAGTTAAATTTGCAGTCAAGCCTGATTAACCGGAGATTGAACTTTAGGatccacttggtggaaggagagaaattacTTCCAAAAGCAGTCTTCTGACCACATGCATACTATggcatgtgcaacacacacacacacacacacacacacacacacacacacacacacacacaaaattgtttaaaaatcttCCCATGGTGCTAAAATGAGAAAGGATGTAGCATTAATTGACCATCTTATTAGAGCCATGTTTCAAATTATATCTGATTTAATGCCCTGTCCTCTGATCTCATGAATCCTTGTAGGAAGGTTTTGTCTCCATGTGTCAAATTAGAGAATCAAGACAGTGTATGGACAAGTTTGGGAAAATCTGTCTGATTCTAGGATGTTCAGAATTTCTTCTTCTAAGCAGCTTGTAACAAGGTCCCTGAAATGGCTCTCAGAAGCCAGTGTCTAGGATTAAGACACATCACAAGATTTTTGAATGACCAGCTCCCTCAGCAACATAGATTTGTGAACAGAATGGATGCTTTAAGGAAATCTCCTAAGCACCTAGATAATGAGGTTTGGCAGTGACAGTAACAAAATGAAGGCCAGCACACCCAATGGGATATGGCAGAGTGCTGGAAAAGACAGAGAAGACATAGGACAAGGTAGAGAGAGCATTCTGAAGGccatctcccttccttccctcccaaaCATGGTCAAATCTCTGCCCACATGGACATGGTTGTACACAAGGAGATTCAATGCAGCTCCCTTGATCCTGCCACTGGAACTCATTCCTCTGGTCTGGGACTCACCCACAATGaggcagaagagggagaagagtggCAAGAAGTGCCTGTTCATTTGGCTCCAGGTGTCTTGTGCGTAGCAAAGCTATGAAGGAAGGACTGCAAGCAGAGGTCTGCTGGACTCCAGGAGAGActttctcctccagcagcagTGTGATTATTCATGCCTAAAAGGTGTCAGTCACAC
This genomic stretch from Cricetulus griseus strain 17A/GY chromosome 4, alternate assembly CriGri-PICRH-1.0, whole genome shotgun sequence harbors:
- the Pate3 gene encoding prostate and testis expressed protein 3; this translates as MNRHFLPLFSLFCLIVEATSLKCVTCHLRTPSDHCRRGFGTCQAQKYETCMSLRIYSNNTLQISYMVCQRFCNNLTYNFKNRTYVHKCCNVDYCNFKI